In Candidatus Moanabacter tarae, the genomic stretch TTCCCTGAAATTTTCGCCAAGACGAAACTTAAAGGAAGTAAACCCCTCTTCTTTGTATTTAAGAGCCTCGTCAATTAGATCATCGGGTCGCCTCTTCCAGTCGTGCAACGTCCCGCAGCTGGCATAGTGCTTAACTTCTGGAGTTAGATCTTTGCTGTCACCCAGCAATCTATAAACTGGCTTGTTTTTAGCCTTACCAATTATATCCCAACAGGCATTTGTAACGCCGGCCCAAGCACAGGCTCGTCTAAAACTTTGGTGCGCAGGCTCGCGCAATCCAACATCAAACAGATTTTTTCCGATAATTTCCTGTTTGATGATTTTTTCCGTGTAGTTTTTAACAAACTGTCCGCCACCGTAGTGTCCGGGAGGACCGATACCAACGATACCGACATCAGTGAAAATCTCAGTTACCATCTCGATTCCGCAACCCCACCAATATTTCTCAACAGGAATTTGACACGAAAACAGACGTACTCGAACATCCGTAATCTTGATATTCTCTCGTTTTATTTCTTCAAGTGGATGATAACGCTTCTTCATACAATCAGTCAGAAACCCTGGAACTTATCGGGCCTAATTACCAAATCCATCGAAAATCAGGACTCAGTCAATTTAAGATTATCCCACCCTATGAGCTAATACCTCGCCTAATATTAAATCTTACTTTCGAATTAGCTGAAACAACAAACGAAGTAAAAGATCGACACCGACTTCATCACATTTCTAAAAAATGACTCAAAAGGATTCTTATATGAAACAAGAAGCTCCCTGGATTACCTACAGACCAGAATTAAAGGTACTAGATTGTACAATTCGTGACGGCGGTTTATGCAATAATCACCAATTTGATGACGATCTGGTGAAGGCGGTCTATGCGACATGCGTAGAATCAGGTCTGGACTATATGGAGATTGGGTACCGTAACTCAAAGCGACTTTTTCCGAAAGACGAATTTGGACCTTTTCGCCACAGTGACGAAGAAGACATTCGCAAGATCACCGGCGATCACAATTCCGAATCTACTGGACTCAAACTGGCACTCATGGCGGATGCCGGGAAAAGCGACTGGGCGGAAGACATACTACCATGCGATGAAAGCGTAGTCGACATGGTTCGCATCGCCTGCTACGTCAACCAAATCCCAGAAACGGTGGAGATGATCTACGATGCCCACGAAAAGGGATATGAAACAAGCTGCAATATAATGGCCATCTCCATCGTCCAACAAGGCGAGATTGATGAAGCACTGAAAGCAGTTATCGCTACTCCAGTAGACGTGATTTGTGTGGTCGACAGTTTCGGAGCGCTGTACCGCGAACAAATTGAAATCCTTGTTCGCAAATACCTACAGGCGGTCGAAGGAACGAGCAAGGAAGTGGGCATCCATACCCATAACAACCAGCAACTGGCTTTTGCTAATACTATCGAAGCAATCATTTTGGGATCCAACAGAGTCGATGCCACCATGGATGGTCTTGGCCGCGGAGCCGGGAATTGCCCGATGGAGCTTCTTTTAGGATTCCTGCGGAATCCTAAATTCAAAACCCGGCCGATATATCAATTATTGCAGGAATACTTTATACCTCTTCGACGAAACCTTGAATGGGGGCCGACCGTACCATACAATATCACTGGCCAGCACAACCAGCATCCGCGAAGCGCTATGGCTTTTGAAGCCAGTTCTTCAAGGGAAGATTACGTTGATTTCTATGACAAGATTATCCGAGACATTTAGTGAATTTGAGGAAATCACGCAACTTTATCGGATCTCAGACAAATCCTTCCAAACATAATTCTGAATTGTATTTCTTCCTCTGAGAAGGTGGTTTTCTATTATTAATCACTAGTCCCTTCACCAAGGATTCGCAAACAATCTTCTAATTGGATTAAATCCCAGCTGCTTGCCAAGCTGGCTCCAGGGACTCATGAATTTCACTGACAGCCTGTTCGACTGGCAATCTCCCAAGTTTCGAATTGAATGGCTCTGGCGATACTGGACCATCGTATCCTATATCCTTCAAAGTTTTTAGAAATTCAATTAGGTCGATGACTCCCGTTGCTGAAGGCATGCCACGCTCATGATCGATAAAATCCCAAAACCCAACCCCGTAAGGTGCATCATTGACATGGACATGGACAATATTTTCGGCTTTGAGCGATCTCAAATCTTCAATTGCTCCCAAACTTGTGTGCCAATGCCAGCTATCCAATAAAAGACCTACGTTGTCTGTGCCAATTGCTTCGCATAAAGCCAGCATACCACCGATTGTATAGATAAATCCATACTGTTTCCCCACACGTTGAGACCGAGGTCCTATAAATTCCAACCCCAATCGACACCCGTATTCCTGTAGGATTACAGAAATCGGCCTCAACCGGTGTACATGCCAACGGAAATTCTCGATAAATTTTCGATCATTAGATCCCGACGGGATCCAAAGAATAGCTCGATTAGCTCCAATCTTGGAAGCTATTTTTGCAAATTCCGATAGTTTCGCCAATCCATTACTGTATTCCTCATCAGTCCCATTCCATAGAACTGGCAATCCCCAGGACCCCATCCGAAGATCTCTATTAACGAAAAGATCTGTTACAAAATCAGCCCCTTGTTTCTCAACAAGACCAGCAACCTCTCCAATGTCTATATCGAATCCTTGAAATCCTGCCTGATTGGCTAGGCCCAAACCTTCCTCTAGTTCTCTTTTGATACCTATGGCACCTAACGACAGACTCTTAAACACGATATTTTATCGTTAAACAGCACAAAGTGAATTCCGCCAACTCAAAGTAGGAAAAACAGTTTTCTCGTAAACTTTATTTAAATCTATTGGACTGGTAGAAACTGTAAACAAACTGGTCTTGGCACATGAGCAACCTTACCGAAGGGAGTGAGGCCCCCGGTATCCTCATCGATGATAAATGTAAAGATATCGTTCGAATCTTGATTAGCCACCAAAAGGTAGGTTCCGGTCGGATCTATACCAAAGTTACGTGGGTTCTCACCTCCCGTTGGTTCGTGAGCAAGAACTTCTAAGGTTCCGCAGCTTTCATTGACCTCACAGATGACTATACTATCGTGACCGCGGTTGGATCCATAGAGAAATCTACCGTTCGGATGCACATGTATGTCAGCCGTATAACTGGTGCCATCAAACCCAGGAGGAAGTGTTGACACCTTCTGAACAGGTTCAAGTTTACCATGATCGGCGTCATAGTCGTATGCCACAATAGTATTTCCGAGCTCATTGATAACATAGGCAAAACGACCATTCGGATGGAAATCAAAGTGTCGAGGCCCCTCACCCGGATCAACCTCAGTAAAGGAGTGATCGCCATGAAGAAATTTCCCATTTTCTAAGTCAATTGAGTAAATCATAATCTTGTCTAGGCCAAGATCAGGAACAAATGCATGCATATTGTTGGGAGAAACTCTTATAGAGTGAGCATGGGGGATTTTTGGGCGATTCGGATTAAAACTTGATCCCTTATGTTTAATGAAATCACTGGCCGCCCCTAGAGATCCATTTTCTCGAATAGGCAATAAGGCAACACTCCCACCCCCGTAGTTTGCAACCAAGAGATACTTTCCTGACCTGTCGATGTCCAAATGACATGGACCGGGACCAACCGTGGACTCCGTGTTCAAGTGGGTAAGAAACCCTCTCTTCTGATCTACAGAATAGGAAGCAGCAGCTCCACCAGGTTTGCCATCAAATTCATCCACCTCTCCTATAGCATAGAGAAATTGTTGGTCCGGAGATAAATCAAGAAACGACGGATTAGTAATTCCAGAAATAGAACTAACCGGTGAAAGATGTCCGTTCGACATGTTGAGTCTATAGACATAGATTCCTTCACTATTTGTGTCCGTGTAAGTTCCTATATACACAAAAAAATCGCTCATGTGAGTTTCCGCAGTTTGATTTTGGTTATCAGGACTACTATTCGACACCCCGACATAACATGTCAAACGCGGTATAGCAAACAGAGGACAATTTAGGAGCGTGTTTAATAAAATCTATCGTCAATGGATACCTAATACAATCTACTGGGATTTCCGTACACAAATCTCTGTACGGGTTTTCAAATATATTCCAAAGCTTATCGGGCAGAGATCGCCTATCGTTGCCAACAACAGATTACCTGCGTTGTTCTACATTTCTATTTCAAATGAAGATTAGTCGGCGGGGCTTCCAAGAGAACTGTAACCCCCATATCCTTATACTTCTCGCGCAAATCTGGATCGTAACTTCTAACCATAAGTCTCGTGCCCGTTCCATCGAGAAGTTTGACAGTATGGGCCACACAATCGTCGTCTGTCTTTAAAGGATGCTGCGGATTGCCTTCCCGATCGAAACTTAAATCAGCAGGTCCCCAAGAAAGACAATCTACTCCCTCCTTGACTAATCTATGTGCTCCGGCAACCGATCTCAAGGACTCAATCTGCATCCAAAGTACGCCACGATTATTCCACCAATTTGAATATTCCAGACGGTCGCTCCGTTCACCGACTCCAACTCGCGCAGCACCACCCCAACTTCTTTTACCAATTTGAGGATAGTAGAAATAATTAACCGCCTCTTCTACCGTAGTTTCTTCCTCAACCTGTGGCACTTCGATACCAGAGGGACCTAAATCCAAAAGGTTTCCTACTAGGAACGTCAGGTAAGTATGTTTAATACGGAATATCACAGGAATACCAAATCCCTCCGCAGCATTACAAAACTCAACCAATCGTTCCTCATTAAAGGCTCCATGCTGACTATCAGTTGAAACGAATCCATAATCATCATATTCCCAGATTTCCTTCAAATGTTCCACCTTTGTAAACAATGGCACACTTACCCCAATAACCAGTTCACCTTCATGAATTC encodes the following:
- a CDS encoding 4-hydroxy-2-oxovalerate aldolase, whose protein sequence is MKQEAPWITYRPELKVLDCTIRDGGLCNNHQFDDDLVKAVYATCVESGLDYMEIGYRNSKRLFPKDEFGPFRHSDEEDIRKITGDHNSESTGLKLALMADAGKSDWAEDILPCDESVVDMVRIACYVNQIPETVEMIYDAHEKGYETSCNIMAISIVQQGEIDEALKAVIATPVDVICVVDSFGALYREQIEILVRKYLQAVEGTSKEVGIHTHNNQQLAFANTIEAIILGSNRVDATMDGLGRGAGNCPMELLLGFLRNPKFKTRPIYQLLQEYFIPLRRNLEWGPTVPYNITGQHNQHPRSAMAFEASSSREDYVDFYDKIIRDI
- the iolI_2 gene encoding Inosose isomerase translates to MFKSLSLGAIGIKRELEEGLGLANQAGFQGFDIDIGEVAGLVEKQGADFVTDLFVNRDLRMGSWGLPVLWNGTDEEYSNGLAKLSEFAKIASKIGANRAILWIPSGSNDRKFIENFRWHVHRLRPISVILQEYGCRLGLEFIGPRSQRVGKQYGFIYTIGGMLALCEAIGTDNVGLLLDSWHWHTSLGAIEDLRSLKAENIVHVHVNDAPYGVGFWDFIDHERGMPSATGVIDLIEFLKTLKDIGYDGPVSPEPFNSKLGRLPVEQAVSEIHESLEPAWQAAGI
- the pgl_3 gene encoding 6-phosphogluconolactonase, with the protein product MSDFFVYIGTYTDTNSEGIYVYRLNMSNGHLSPVSSISGITNPSFLDLSPDQQFLYAIGEVDEFDGKPGGAAASYSVDQKRGFLTHLNTESTVGPGPCHLDIDRSGKYLLVANYGGGSVALLPIRENGSLGAASDFIKHKGSSFNPNRPKIPHAHSIRVSPNNMHAFVPDLGLDKIMIYSIDLENGKFLHGDHSFTEVDPGEGPRHFDFHPNGRFAYVINELGNTIVAYDYDADHGKLEPVQKVSTLPPGFDGTSYTADIHVHPNGRFLYGSNRGHDSIVICEVNESCGTLEVLAHEPTGGENPRNFGIDPTGTYLLVANQDSNDIFTFIIDEDTGGLTPFGKVAHVPRPVCLQFLPVQ
- the rhmA_2 gene encoding 2-keto-3-deoxy-L-rhamnonate aldolase, which produces MHGIETLKKRIHEGELVIGVSVPLFTKVEHLKEIWEYDDYGFVSTDSQHGAFNEERLVEFCNAAEGFGIPVIFRIKHTYLTFLVGNLLDLGPSGIEVPQVEEETTVEEAVNYFYYPQIGKRSWGGAARVGVGERSDRLEYSNWWNNRGVLWMQIESLRSVAGAHRLVKEGVDCLSWGPADLSFDREGNPQHPLKTDDDCVAHTVKLLDGTGTRLMVRSYDPDLREKYKDMGVTVLLEAPPTNLHLK